One segment of Ipomoea triloba cultivar NCNSP0323 chromosome 12, ASM357664v1 DNA contains the following:
- the LOC115999531 gene encoding aldehyde oxidase GLOX1-like: protein MGIEVFIFTPYICNLVQRSIIXASQQMLENGDIIVVGGRRSPNYEFIVPDQLKFPNKQFPLRLLVETTDGHLENNLYPFVYLLPDGNVFLFANDRSIIFNPRTGRTIRELPKLPGGSRNYPASGQSALLPLKLTPNTKANDFVKAEVLVCGGNTHEAFKVTERPPRQFPPALKDCGRIVANQVGAQWEIDEMPSRRVMGDMLILPNGDLLLLNGAQTGTAAWDAAEEPNFTPVLYSPNKPKGSRFTQLKLTRIARMYHSSSGVMPDGKILVAGSNTHATYDFRAKYPTDMRVQKFSPPYLAPALQKFRPEILDITPKQLVYGQNFKINIRLDVPADISGIKVTMYPPPFTTHGFSQGQRMLILGLTSVANKTISAVAPPSGKLAPPGYYLIFVVHRGVPSKGMWVHIK, encoded by the exons ATGGGCAttgaagtttttatttttacccCATACATCTGTAATCTTGTACAGA GAAGTATCATTNATGCTTCTCAACAAATGTTGGAAAATGGTGATATTATCGTGGTGGGAGGGAGAAGATCTCCCAACTATGAATTTATCGTGCCAGATCAGCTTAAATTCCCGAACAAACAGTTTCCGCTTCGGCTGCTCGTGGAAACCACCGACGGCCATCTGGAGAATAATTTGTATCCATTTGTATACCTTCTCCCCGACGGCAACGTCTTCCTCTTCGCCAACGATCGCTCCATTATTTTCAACCCTAGAACCGGACGGACCATTCGGGAGCTCCCCAAGCTGCCAGGGGGATCCCGGAACTACCCGGCGTCGGGGCAATCGGCGCTCCTTCCTCTCAAGCTCACGCCGAATACCAAAGCAAATGATTTTGTGAAGGCGGAGGTTTTGGTTTGCGGCGGCAATACACACGAAGCCTTCAAGGTAACGGAGAGACCACCGAGACAATTCCCGCCGGCGTTGAAGGATTGCGGCAGAATTGTTGCGAATCAAGTAGGGGCACAGTGGGAAATTGACGAGATGCCGTCGAGGAGGGTTATGGGAGATATGTTGATTCTCCCCAACGGGGATCTCCTCCTTCTTAATGGCGCACAAACAGGGACCGCGGCGTGGGACGCGGCTGAGGAGCCGAATTTCACGCCGGTGCTTTATAGCCCTAATAAACCGAAAGGGAGTAGGTTTACTCAGTTGAAGCTTACAAGAATCGCCAGAATGTACCATTCTTCTTCTGGGGTTATGCCCGATGGTAAGATCTTAGTAGCAGGAAGTAACACCCACGCTACCTACGATTTCAGAGCCAAATACCCAACCGACATGCGCGTCCAGAAATTCTCGCCGCCGTACTTAGCCCCCGCACTGCAAAAGTTCCGCCCGGAGATTTTGGACATTACCCCAAAGCAATTGGTTTATGGACAGAATTTCAAGATTAATATCAGGCTAGATGTTCCCGCGGACATATCCGGTATTAAGGTTACCATGTATCCGCCGCCTTTCACCACTCACGGATTCTCTCAGGGCCAAAGGATGCTCATTTTGGGACTCACCTCTGTGGCCAACAAGACCATCTCTGCCGTGGCGCCGCCCTCTGGCAAGCTCGCACCACCAGGCTACTACTTGATCTTTGTTGTGCATCGTGGCGTACCCAGCAAGGGAATGTGGGTGCATATTAAATAG
- the LOC115999266 gene encoding aldehyde oxidase GLOX1-like encodes MVSKISITTLAFLHLLLPLLFLVSTPYAAENSSADGDVFLPSAVKEPLAAPAQKPDLEMDPLASKWEIVTQNVGVSAMHMQLMINNKVVWFDTTNLGPSALMQNPRWCRKDLKGLDDCWAHGVTYDPYTAKVVKTLGLTLNPWCSSGGLSSTGKLINTGGYDNGIRGIRIVDPCDTCDFRENIGLASNRWYASQQMLENGDIIVVASQQMLENGDIIVVGGRRSPNYEFIVPDQLKFPNKQFPLRLLVETTDGHLENNLYPFVYLLPDGNVFLFANDRSIIFNPRTGRTIRELPKLPGGSRNYPASGQSALLPLKLTPNTKANDFVKAEVLVCGGNTHEAFKVTERPPRQFPPALKDCGRIVANQVGAQWEIDEMPSRRVMGDMLILPNGDLLLLNGAQTGTAAWDAAEEPNFTPVLYSPNKPKGSRFTQLKLTRIARMYHSSSGVMPDGKILVAGSNTHATYDFRAKYPTDMRVQKFSPPYLAPALQKFRPEILDITPKQLVYGQNFKINIRLDVPADISGIKVTMYPPPFTTHGFSQGQRMLILGLTSVANKTISAVAPPSGKLAPPGYYLIFVVHRGVPSKGMWVHIK; translated from the exons ATGGTGTCAAAAATATCAATAACAACACTAgcttttcttcatcttcttctcccaCTATTATTCTTGGTTTCCACCCCCTATGCTGCTGAGAATTCATCCGCTGATGGAGATGTTTTTCTTCCATCAGCTGTGAAAGAGCCTTTAGCCGCTCCTGCCCAGAAACCAGATTTGGAGATGGATCCTTTAGCCTCCAAGTGGGAAATTGTAACTCAAAACGTGGGTGTTTCCGCCATGCACATGCAGTTGATGATAAACAACAAGGTTGTCTGGTTTGACACCACTAATCTTGGTCCCTCCGCACTTATGCAAAATCCTAGGTGGTGCAGAAAAGATCTCAAGGGACTTGATGACTGCTGGGCTCATGGCGTTACCTATGATCCCTACACCGCTAAAGTTGTCAAAACACTCGGG cTGACCCTGAATCCATGGTGCTCATCGGGAGGGCTGTCGAGCACCGGAAAATTGATAAACACGGGAGGCTACGACAATGGTATTCGAGGAATTAGAATCGTGGATCCCTGCGATACCTGCGATTtcagggaaaatattggacttGCTTCAAACAGATG GTATGCTTCTCAACAAATGTTGGAAAATGGTGATATTATCGTGGTGGCTTCTCAACAAATGTTGGAAAATGGTGATATTATCGTGGTGGGAGGGAGAAGATCTCCCAACTATGAATTTATCGTGCCAGATCAGCTTAAATTCCCGAACAAACAGTTTCCGCTTCGGCTGCTCGTGGAAACCACCGACGGCCATCTGGAGAATAATTTGTATCCATTTGTATACCTTCTCCCCGACGGCAACGTCTTCCTCTTCGCCAACGATCGCTCCATTATTTTCAACCCTAGAACCGGACGGACCATTCGGGAGCTCCCCAAGCTGCCAGGGGGATCCCGGAACTACCCGGCGTCGGGGCAATCGGCGCTCCTTCCTCTCAAGCTCACGCCGAATACCAAAGCAAATGATTTTGTGAAGGCGGAGGTTTTGGTTTGCGGCGGCAATACACACGAAGCCTTCAAGGTAACGGAGAGACCACCGAGACAATTCCCGCCGGCGTTGAAGGATTGCGGCAGAATTGTTGCGAATCAAGTAGGGGCACAGTGGGAAATTGACGAGATGCCGTCGAGGAGGGTTATGGGAGATATGTTGATTCTCCCCAACGGGGATCTCCTCCTTCTTAATGGCGCACAAACAGGGACCGCGGCGTGGGACGCGGCTGAGGAGCCGAATTTCACGCCGGTGCTTTATAGCCCTAATAAACCGAAAGGGAGTAGGTTTACTCAGTTGAAGCTTACAAGAATCGCCAGAATGTACCATTCTTCTTCTGGGGTTATGCCCGATGGTAAGATCTTAGTAGCAGGAAGTAACACCCACGCTACCTACGATTTCAGAGCCAAATACCCAACCGACATGCGCGTCCAGAAATTCTCGCCGCCGTACTTAGCCCCCGCACTGCAAAAGTTCCGCCCGGAGATTTTGGACATTACCCCAAAGCAATTGGTTTATGGACAGAATTTCAAGATTAATATCAGGCTAGATGTTCCCGCGGACATATCCGGTATTAAGGTTACCATGTATCCGCCGCCTTTCACCACTCACGGATTCTCTCAGGGCCAAAGGATGCTCATTTTGGGACTCACCTCTGTGGCCAACAAGACCATCTCTGCCGTGGCGCCGCCCTCTGGCAAGCTCGCACCACCAGGCTACTACTTGATCTTTGTTGTGCATCGTGGCGTACCCAGCAAGGGAATGTGGGTGCATATTAAATAG
- the LOC115999264 gene encoding aldehyde oxidase GLOX1-like, with product MASPPLKAHLLLLQLFFVSTWANLSSVQHFGFLFGDVFHGHHRDSDAEVPIEQQAYHRQNPVPIEQQAHHRQNPVPIEQQAHHRQNPDFEMDPSASSWEIVTENVGVSAMHMQLMINNTVVWYDTINLGPSALRNNPRWCRKAANGRTDCWAHGIIYDPNTGKVVKTLKMNLNPWCSSGGLSSTGKLISTGGTDDGLRGIRILDPCNDCDFQESVGLSANRWYASQHMLENGDFIVVGGRGAHNYELIPPDQLKFPIQQFGLPLLMETTDGHLENNLYPFVYLLPDGNVFLFANDRSIIFNPRTGETIRELPKLPGGSRNYPASGQSALLPLKLTPNTGEHDFVKAEVLVCGGNTHEAYKVTERAPRQFPPALKDCGRIVVNEEGAEWEIDEMPSGRVMGDLLILPNGDLLLINGAKAGTSAWDAAEDPNFTPVLYSPDKPKGQRFTNLKPTQIARMYHSSSAILPDGKILVAGSNTHANYNMKAKYPTDMRVEKFSPPYLSLALQKSRPEILEDSSDKHLIYGRNFKIQIKLDADVDMSDIKVTMYPPPFTTHGFSQGQRMLILGLNDASNKAISAVAPPSGKLAPPGYYLIFVVHRGVPSKGMWVHIN from the exons ATGGCGTCACCGCCATTAAAAgcccatcttcttcttctccagctaTTCTTCGTCTCCACCTGGGCCAATTTATCCTCTGTACAACACTTTGGTTTCCTTTTCGGAGATGTTTTTCATGGTCATCACAGAGATTCAGACGCGGAGGTGCCTATTGAGCAGCAGGCATACCATCGCCAAAACCCAGTGCCTATTGAGCAGCAGGCACACCATCGCCAAAACCCAGTGCCTATTGAGCAGCAGGCACACCATCGCCAAAACCCAGATTTCGAAATGGATCCTTCTGCCTCTTCCTGGGAAATTGTAACAGAGAATGTGGGTGTTTCAGCCATGCACATGCAGTTGATGATAAACAACACGGTTGTGTGGTATGACACCATAAATCTTGGTCCCTCCGCGCTTAGGAACAATCCTAGGTGGTGCAGAAAAGCTGCCAATGGTCGGACTGACTGCTGGGCTCATGGCATTATCTATGATCCCAACACGGGTAAAGTTGTCAAGACTCTTAAG atGAACTTGAATCCATGGTGTTCATCGGGAGGTCTGTCGAGCACCGGAAAATTGATTAGCACCGGAGGCACCGACGATGGTCTTCGAGGTATTAGAATCCTCGACCCCTGCAATGACTGCGACTTCCAGGAAAGTGTTGGACTTTCTGCAAACAGATG GTATGCTTCTCAACATATGTTGGAAAATGGTGATTTTATCGTGGTCGGGGGGAGAGGAGCTCACAACTATGAACTTATCCCACCAGATCAGCTTAAATTCCCAATCCAACAATTTGGGCTACCGCTGCTCATGGAAACCACCGACGGCCATCTGGAGAATAATTTGTATCCATTTGTGTACCTCCTCCCCGACGGCAACGTCTTCCTCTTCGCCAATGATCGCTCCATTATTTTCAACCCTAGAACCGGAGAGACGATTAGGGAGCTCCCGAAACTGCCAGGGGGGTCCCGAAACTACCCGGCGTCAGGGCAATCCGCGCTCCTCCCCCTGAAACTCACGCCGAATACTGGGGAGCATGATTTCGTGAAGGCCGAGGTTTTGGTCTGCGGCGGCAATACGCACGAAGCCTACAAGGTCACGGAGCGAGCGCCGAGGCAATTCCCGCCGGCGTTGAAGGATTGCGGCAGGATTGTGGTTAATGAAGAAGGGGCAGAATGGGAAATTGACGAGATGCCGTCGGGGAGGGTTATGGGGGATTTGTTGATCCTCCCCAACGGGGATCTCCTCCTGATTAATGGCGCGAAAGCCGGGACCTCCGCCTGGGACGCGGCGGAGGATCCGAATTTCACGCCGGTGCTTTATAGCCCGGATAAACCTAAAGGCCAAAGGTTTACCAATTTGAAGCCAACTCAAATCGCCAGAATGTACCATTCCTCATCGGCAATTTTACCCGACGGTAAAATCTTAGTCGCCGGAAGCAACACCCACGCTAACTACAACATGAAAGCCAAATACCCAACCGACATGCGCGTCGAGAAATTTTCGCCGCCCTACTTATCCCTCGCCCTGCAAAAGTCCCGGCCGGAGATCTTGGAGGACTCTTCAGACAAGCATTTAATTTACGGACGGAATTTCAAAATCCAAATCAAGCTGGACGCCGATGTGGACATGTCCGATATTAAGGTCACCATGTATCCACCGCCGTTCACCACTCACGGGTTCTCCCAGGGCCAGAGGATGCTGATTTTGGGTCTTAACGACGCTTCCAACAAAGCCATCTCCGCCGTGGCGCCGCCCTCCGGCAAGCTCGCACCGCCAGGCTACTACTTGATCTTCGTGGTGCACCGTGGTGTACCCAGCAAAGGAATGTGGGtgcatattaattaa
- the LOC115999532 gene encoding aldehyde oxidase GLOX1-like produces the protein MASPSLKPHLLLLLLQLFLVSTFADLSSVQHFGFLFGDVFDGHRDSDVVEAEVPSEQQAHQNPDFEMDPSASSWELVTENVGVSAMHMQLMINNTVVWFDTISLGPSALRHNPRWCRKDSHGRTDCWAHGIIYDPDTGKVVKTLKLNLDPWCSSGGLSSTGKLISTGGSDYGVRGIRILDPCNDCDFQESVGLSANRWYASQQMLENGDFMVVGGRGAHNYELIPPDQLQFPIQQFGLPLLMKTTDGHLENNLYPFVYLLPDGNVFLFANDRSIILNPRTGETIRELPKLPGGSRNYPASGQSALLPLKLAPNTGEHDFVKAEVLVCGGNTHEAFNVTEHPPRQFPPALKDCGRIVANEEGAEWEIDEMPSGRVMGDMLILPNGDLLLINGAKNGTSAWEAAEDPNFTPVLYNPDKPKGQRFTELNSTKIARMYHSSSAVLPDGKILVAGSNPHVIYDMNATYPTDMRVEKFSPPYLSAALQKFRPEILENFSDKHLIYGRNFSIQIKLDAEVGMPDIKVTMYPPPFTTHGFSQGQRMLILVLTSVANKTISAVAPPSGKLAPPGYYLIFAVHRGVPSKGMWVHIE, from the exons ATGGCGTCACCATCATTAAAACCtcatctccttcttcttcttctccagctaTTCTTGGTCTCCACCTTTGCCGATTTATCCTCTGTACAACACTTTGGTTTCCTTTTCGGAGATGTTTTTGATGGTCACAGAGATTCAGACGTCGTGGAGGCCGAGGTGCCTAGTGAGCAGCAGGCACACCAAAACCCAGATTTCGAAATGGATCCTTCTGCCTCCTCCTGGGAACTTGTAACAGAGAATGTGGGCGTTTCAGCCATGCACATGCAGTTGATGATAAACAACACGGTTGTCTGGTTTGACACCATAAGTCTTGGTCCCTCCGCACTTAGGCACAATCCTAGGTGGTGCAGAAAAGATTCCCATGGCCGTACTGACTGCTGGGCTCATGGCATTATCTATGATCCCGACACCGGTAAAGTTGTCAAGACTCTTAAG TTGAACTTGGATCCATGGTGTTCGTCGGGAGGCCTGTCGAGCACTGGGAAATTGATTAGCACCGGAGGCTCAGACTATGGTGTGCGAGGTATTAGAATCCTCGACCCCTGTAATGACTGCGACTTCCAGGAAAGTGTTGGACTTTCTGCAAACAGATG GTATGCTTCTCAACAAATGTTGGAAAATGGTGATTTCATGGTGGTGGGAGGGAGAGGAGCTCACAATTATGAACTTATCCCGCCAGATCAGCTTCAATTCCCAATCCAACAATTTGGGCTTCCGCTTCTCATGAAAACCACGGACGGCCATCTGGAGAATAATTTGTATCCATTTGTGTACCTTCTCCCCGACGGCAACGTCTTCCTCTTCGCCAACGACAGGTCGATTATTCTCAACCCTAGAACCGGAGAGACGATTAGGGAGCTCCCGAAACTGCCAGGCGGGTCCCGAAACTACCCGGCGTCGGGGCAATCCGCACTTCTCCCCCTGAAACTCGCGCCGAATACTGGGGAGCATGATTTCGTGAAGGCCGAGGTTTTGGTCTGCGGCGGCAATACTCACGAAGCCTTCAATGTCACGGAGCACCCGCCCAGGCAATTCCCGCCGGCGTTGAAGGATTGCGGTAGGATTGTGGCGAATGAAGAAGGGGCAGAATGGGAAATTGACGAGATGCCGTCGGGGAGGGTTATGGGGGATATGTTGATTCTCCCCAACGGGGATCTCCTCCTCATTAATGGCGCAAAAAACGGAACCTCCGCCTGGGAAGCGGCGGAGGATCCGAATTTCACGCCGGTGCTTTACAACCCGGATAAACCTAAAGGCCAAAGGTTTACCGAGTTGAACTCAACTAAAATCGCCAGAATGTACCATTCCTCATCGGCGGTTTTACCCGACGGTAAAATCTTAGTCGCGGGAAGCAACCCCCACGTTATCTACGACATGAATGCCACTTACCCAACCGACATGCGCGTCGAGAAATTCTCGCCGCCGTACTTATCCGCCGCCCTGCAAAAGTTCCGGCCGGAGATCTTGGAGAACTTTTCAGACAAGCATTTGATTTATGGACGGAATTTCAGTATCCAAATCAAACTGGACGCCGAGGTGGGCATGCCCGATATTAAGGTCACCATGTATCCACCGCCGTTCACCACTCACGGCTTCTCCCAGGGCCAGAGGATGCTGATTTTGGTACTCACCTCTGTCGCCAACAAGACCATCTCCGCCGTGGCGCCGCCCTCCGGCAAGCTCGCACCACCGGGCTACTACTTGATCTTCGCCGTGCACCGTGGCGTACCCAGCAAAGGAATGTGGGTGCATATTGAATAG
- the LOC115999930 gene encoding probable xyloglucan endotransglucosylase/hydrolase protein 26 — translation MANFRILSLALLISTFAFYASVVNGLFSDTMFIYWGYQHSTMQGDDLQLVLDQTSGSGVQSKGTFLFGSIEMQIKFVPGNSAGTVTAYYLSSTGDKHDEIDFEFLGNVSGQPYIIHTNIFTQGVGNREQQFYPWFDPSADYHNYTIHWNPNAVVWYIDGVPIRVFRNYQSQGIPFPNQQGMGVYSSLWNADEWATRGGKDKIDWSNSPFIASYRNFSPRGCYWNGPGSIYQCGVANPQNWWTSSEYYQLSYAKKGQMDWVRNNFMIYDYCTDYKRFNGTMPVECFMPQY, via the exons atggcAAATTTTAGAATTCTTTCACTGGCTTTGTTGATCTCCACATTTGCATTTTATGCATCTGTGGTGAATGGTTTGTTCTCAGACACCATGTTCATCTACTGGGGATATCAGCATTCCACAATGCAAGGCGACGATCTTCAGCTCGTTCTCGATCAAACCTCTG GGTCTGGTGTGCAATCGAAGGGGACATTTCTGTTTGGGAGCATTGAAATGCAAATCAAGTTTGTGCCAGGAAATTCTGCTGGAACAGTGACAGCATACTAT TTATCTTCTACTGGAGACAAGCATGACGAGATTGATTTCGAGTTCCTGGGGAATGTATCAGGCCAGCCTTACATTATCCACACAAACATTTTCACCCAGGGTGTCGGAAACAGGGAGCAACAGTTCTATCCATGGTTTGATCCATCTGCTGATTACCATAACTACACCATTCACTGGAACCCCAATGCCGTcgt ATGGTACATAGATGGTGTTCCAATCAGGGTATTCAGGAACTACCAGAGCCAAGGAATCCCATTCCCAAACCAGCAAGGAATGGGAGTATATTCCAGTCTGTGGAATGCTGATGAGTGGGCAACCAGAGGAGGGAAGGACAAGATTGATTGGAGCAACTCACCATTCATTGCCAGTTATCGCAATTTCAGCCCAAGAGGGTGTTACTGGAATGGGCCAGGAAGCATATACCAATGTGGAGTAGCTAATCCCCAGAATTGGTGGACTTCTTCTGAGTATTATCAGCTTAGCTATGCCAAGAAAGGGCAGATGGATTGGGTGAGGAATAACTTTATGATCTATGATTACTGCACAGATTACAAGAGGTTTAATGGCACAATGCCTGTTGAGTGTTTCATGCCACAGTACTAA
- the LOC115998687 gene encoding protein phosphatase 2C and cyclic nucleotide-binding/kinase domain-containing protein-like: MGCVYSRACIGEICAPRAVEVKEPGNGKGSAEIAVFSPDLGDGEAGEIMDHLNQVGLSRDHEIGIARLSRVSAQFLPLDGSRSVKIPSGNYELRYSFLSQRGYYPDALDKANQDSFCIHSPFGTSPDDHFFGVFDGHGEFGAQCSQFVKNKVCENLLRNSTFDVDAAEACNAAFLTTNSQLHADILDDSMSGTTAITILVRGTTIYVANSGDSRAVIAEKKGNDIVAVDLSVDQTPFRPDELERVKICGARVLTLDQIEGLKNPDVQCWDTEEGDDGDPPRLWVQNGMYPGTAFTRSIGDSIAETIGVVANPEIVVLELTPNHPFFVIASDGVFEFLSSQAVVDMVAKYTDPRDACAAIVAESYRLWLQYETRTDDITVIVVHINGLTHSAGGQSTSSETVLRPPLPQTIEASGAESPAVLSWNTRNQRTRQEISRARLRALESSIENGQIWVPPSPAHRKTWEEQAQIEQALHYHFLFRKLTDAQRHVLLDSMKRVEVQAGEIVVKQGGESDSFYVVGHGEFEVLATQDENKGGVPKVLQQYTAEKLSSFGELALMYSKPLQASVRAVTSGTLWELKREDFRGILMSEFSNLSSLKLLRSVDLLSRLTILQLSHIADSLLEMTFSDEQTIVDENENLLGLYIIQKGGVNITFDIDSVKSENASSLICENQQDSMPNNKGILLQKAEGSYFGEWTLLGEHVGSLRATAVGEVVCSVITKEKFDSIMGPLTKLSQDEHETNDCSSDFSRESVKSFDTLSLAKLSLIDLEWKTSLSSTDCSEIGLVQLKDSDKLLTLKRFSKQAIKKLGKEDQVLKEKDLLKCMSPAACVPQVICTSADHTHAGILLDTCLACSLSSILRNPLDEASARFCAASVVTALEDLHKNGILYRGVSAEVLMLDQTGHIKLVDFRFGKKLSGVSNERTFTICGMTDSLAPEIVQGKGHGFAVDWWALGTLIYFMLKGEMPFGSWRESELTFARIAKGQFTIPETFSHEAVDLISKLLEVDENSRLGSQGVASIKSHPWFYGFDWKGVTDGIMPAPQEIISRIKQYLVNYGNDNASSPYSPPRDLKDLNTREWLEDW, translated from the exons ATGGGTTGTGTGTATTCGAGGGCTTGTATAGGGGAGATTTGTGCTCCAAGGGCTGTGGAAGTAAAGGAGCCTGGAAATGGGAAAGGATCAGCTGAGATTGCTGTTTTCTCACCTGATTTGGGAGATGGGGAGGCAGGTGAGATTATGGATCACTTAAACCAGGTAGGCCTCAGTAGGGATCATGAAATTGGAATAGCCAGATTGTCTAGGGTTTCTGCTCAATTTTTGCCTCTGGATGGGTCACGAAGTGTGAAGATTCCATCTGGGAATTATGAACTGCGGTACTCGTTTTTGTCTCAAAGAGGGTATTATCCTGATGCTCTTGATAAAGCAAATCAAGATAGTTTTTGCATTCACTCACCATTTGGGACGAGTCCAGATGACCATTTCTTTGGGGTCTTTGATGGGCATGGTGAATTTGGAGCTCAATGTTCACAGTTCGTGAAGAACAAAGTATGTGAAAATTTGCTTAGGAATAGTACGTTTGATGTAGATGCTGCCGAAGCATGTAATGCTGCATTTTTGACAACTAACTCACAGCTGCATGCTGATATCTTGGATGATAGCATGAGTGGGACCACTGCAATCACTATACTGGTACGCGGAACAACGATTTATGTTGCTAATTCGGGAGACTCGAGAGCTGTTATAGCTGAGAAAAAGGGAAATGATATTGTAGCTGTGGACCTATCAGTTGATCAGACCCCATTTAGGCCTGATGAACTTGAAAGGGTTAAGATTTGTGGAGCTCGGGTACTCACCTTGGATCAGATTGAAGGATTGAAGAACCCTGATGTGCAATGTTGGGACACAGAAGAAGGTGACGATGGTGATCCCCCTAGACTTTGGGTACAAAATGGGATGTATCCTGGTACCGCTTTTACAAGAAGTATAGGAGATTCTATTGCTGAGACTATTGGTGTCGTCGCAAACCCTGAAATTGTAGTTCTGGAGCTCACTCCAAATCATCCGTTCTTTGTGATTGCCAGTGATGGAGTGTttgaattcctttccagccAAGCTGTTGTTGATATG GTTGCAAAATATACAGATCCACGTGATGCTTGTGCTGCTATTGTTGCTGAATCATATCGCCTTTGGTTACAGTATGAAACTCGCACAGATGACATTACTGTAATTGTGGTACATATTAATGGGTTAACTCAT TCTGCTGGTGGTCAATCAACAAGTTCAGAAACAGTTTTACGACCCCCTTTGCCTCAGACTATAGAGGCATCAGGTGCAGAATCTCCAGCAGTTTTGAGCTGGAATACTAGGAATCAACGGACAAGGCAAGAAATATCACGGGCAAGGCTCCGTGCTCTTGAGAGTTCCATTGAGAATGGGCAGATTTGGGTGCCTCCTTCTCCGGCCCACAGGAAGACCTGGGAAGAACAA GCACAAATTGAACAGGCATTGCACTACCACTTTCTATTTAGAAAACTAACAGATGCCCAGCGTCATGTCTTGTTGGATTCTATGAAAAGAGTGGAGGTTCAAGCAGGAGAAATTGTAGTGAAGcag GGTGGAGAAAGTGACTCGTTTTATGTAGTTGGACATGGAGAATTTGAGGTTTTAGCAACACAG GATGAAAACAAGGGAGGAGTTCCTAAAGTTCTACAACAATATACAGCTGAGAAGCTATCATCCTTTGGAGAGCTGGCACTGAT GTATAGTAAACCCCTCCAAGCTTCTGTTCGTGCTGTGACTAGTGGAACCCTCTGGGAACTCAAAAGAGAAGATTTTAGAGGAATTCTTATGTCTGAATTTTCTAACCTGTCATCGTTGAAGTTACTTCGGTCTGTAGATCTCCTTTCAAGGTTGACAATTTTACAACTAAGTCATATTGCGGATTCTCTTTTGGAGATGACTTTTTCTGACGAACAGACTATAGTAGATGAG AATGAGAACCTCCTTGGCTTGTATATCATCCAGAAAGGGGGAGTGAATATTACATTTGACATTGATTcggtgaaaagtgaaaatgcATCAAGTCTGATTTGCGAAAACCAACAGGATAGTATGCCAAACAACAAGGGCATCTTGTTGCAAAAGGCAGAAGGGAGCTATTTTGGAGAGTGGACACTTCTTGGTGAACATGTTGGATCGTTGAGAGCTACTGCTGTGGGTGAAGTTGTCTGCTCTGTCATAACAAAGGAAAAATTTGATTCAATCATGGGCCCTCTCACAAAACTCTCACAGGATGAGCACGA GACAAATGACTGCTCCTCAGATTTCTCTAGAGAATCTGTCAAAAGCTTTGACACTTTGAGTCTTGCAAAGCTGAGCCTCATTGATTTG GAATGGAAAACAAGTTTGTCTTCCACAGATTGCAGTGAGATTGGCCTTGTTCAATTGAAAGACTCAG ATAAGTTGCTTACCTTGAAGAGATTTTCGAAACAGGCAATTAAAAAGCTCGGGAAAGAAGATCAAGTCTTGAAAGAAAAGGATCTATTGAAGTGCATGTCACCAGCTGCGTGTGTTCCTCAAGTTATTTGCACTAGTGCTGATCATACTCATGCTGGAATACTCTTAGATACGTGTCTCGCTTGCTCTCTATCTTCAATACTTCGCAATCCACTTGACGAAGCTTCTGCACGGTTTTGTGCTGCATCCGTTGTTACTGCCTTGGAAGACTTGCACAAG AACGGTATTCTATATAGAGGTGTGTCTGCCGAGGTACTAATGTTAGACCAGACAGGACACATAAAG CTAGTGGACTTCAGATTTGGGAAGAAGTTATCTGGTGTGTCTAACGAGAGAACATTTACCATATGCGGGATGACCGACTCTCTAGCCCCAGAAATAGTCCAAGGAAAAGGCCATGGTTTTGCTGTTGATTG GTGGGCGTTGGGGACTTTGATCTACTTCATGCTGAAAGGTGAAATGCCGTTTGGATCATGGAGAGAGAGCGAGCTTACTTTTGCAAGAATTGCCAAAGGACAGTTTACGATTCCAGAAACTTTTAGCCATGAAGCAGTGGATCTCATTTCCAAG CTACTTGAAGTTGATGAGAACTCGAGACTCGGAAGTCAAGGTGTTGCATCCATCAAAAGTCACCCCTGGTTTTACGGTTTTGATTGGAAAGGAGTAACAGACGGTATAATGCCAGCACCTCAGGAAATCATCTCCCGAATAAAGCAATACCTGGTAAACTACGGCAATGACAATGCTTCTTCGCCATATTCTCCTCCTCGAGACTTAAAAGATCTCAACACTCGAGAGTGGCTCGAAGACTGGTAG